One segment of Leptospirillum ferrooxidans C2-3 DNA contains the following:
- a CDS encoding nuclease-related domain-containing protein — MQSLKSLPAAERFEEEIRQFCLTGLSGKDLSRISDIGMDPFWQNGVNVYFYERNIYSPIGQKEIDGLLLTDKGVFVLECKNVIGSVTGTLNSSWSADNQMIHVPGPRNSNPVTQIKSRIGPLSSFLRDKGISLFLTGVILFPDEANLDGLASSGTLSVSEPPNRDRSYIITNLHKLPEILGNIHPSSPLSHEDAFKIADLLGIVIASDPNDPERILRFPAGGFPDISSIANLEILDKKKDTLFSIHPEYKDNPQSLEIIDGAYKTLRESFDKPEPPLVGTRKNIRWAVFGVIFFLLGGLLMLGAFHLNGKKVQTAKLLSDGWPVPGESQLDPYQLLLLFYHQHPTMTPDYQILSLGLPMDIRTKGNQNPDGQKALDKKLDREIKKIGSVKSFPLTFPASIVQYDSRAKLFTLSGLQGVQMQSSPESPVPSFLMPFGGKVSIGIAQKLTCNYCDGQVLIRNWPLQAIPGPMGHLFFRFSPMAELNLQEVLKQTPCQGCSIPVHIQVQLNVVQVEIGRTNLGKPVVSSLATLSEISIRLDSDNTLLFEKKYSERPVEKDQKSVSPKQDCPGCPASPPAQSL, encoded by the coding sequence TTGCAATCCCTAAAGTCATTGCCCGCCGCAGAACGATTTGAAGAAGAGATAAGGCAGTTTTGTCTGACTGGACTTTCTGGAAAGGACCTTAGCCGTATTTCCGATATCGGGATGGATCCTTTTTGGCAAAACGGGGTGAATGTTTATTTTTATGAACGGAATATCTATTCACCCATCGGTCAAAAGGAAATTGACGGGCTCCTGTTGACAGACAAGGGTGTTTTTGTTTTGGAATGCAAAAATGTCATCGGTTCGGTAACGGGGACCTTGAACTCCTCATGGAGCGCGGACAATCAGATGATTCACGTCCCGGGCCCCAGAAACTCGAATCCCGTGACTCAAATCAAAAGCAGAATCGGGCCGTTGTCTTCTTTTCTCAGGGACAAGGGGATCTCTCTTTTCCTGACAGGTGTCATTCTTTTTCCGGATGAAGCCAATCTTGACGGATTGGCCAGTAGTGGCACACTCTCTGTTTCAGAGCCCCCGAACAGGGATCGATCCTATATCATTACCAATCTCCACAAGCTTCCTGAAATTCTTGGAAATATCCATCCATCTTCTCCTCTCAGCCACGAAGATGCTTTTAAAATTGCGGATCTTCTGGGTATCGTTATCGCCTCGGATCCAAACGATCCTGAACGGATTCTGCGCTTTCCGGCCGGTGGTTTCCCTGATATCTCCTCTATTGCAAACCTTGAAATCCTGGACAAGAAGAAGGACACACTCTTTTCAATCCATCCGGAATACAAGGATAATCCTCAATCCCTGGAAATCATCGACGGGGCGTACAAAACGCTCAGGGAGTCTTTCGATAAGCCGGAGCCTCCCCTTGTGGGAACCAGAAAAAATATTCGATGGGCTGTTTTCGGAGTGATCTTTTTTCTCCTGGGAGGGCTCTTGATGCTGGGGGCCTTTCATCTGAACGGAAAAAAAGTACAGACTGCAAAGCTTCTCTCGGATGGTTGGCCAGTTCCAGGAGAGAGTCAGCTTGATCCTTATCAATTGCTCCTTTTGTTCTACCACCAGCATCCGACAATGACCCCGGACTATCAGATCCTTTCATTGGGGTTGCCCATGGATATCAGGACAAAGGGCAACCAAAATCCCGATGGCCAGAAAGCTCTCGACAAAAAACTGGATCGTGAAATCAAAAAGATAGGATCTGTCAAAAGTTTTCCGCTGACTTTTCCCGCGAGCATTGTCCAATATGATTCAAGGGCAAAGCTTTTTACGCTTTCAGGGCTTCAGGGGGTTCAGATGCAGTCATCCCCGGAAAGCCCCGTTCCATCTTTTCTGATGCCTTTTGGTGGAAAGGTCTCCATAGGAATCGCCCAAAAGTTAACCTGCAATTATTGCGATGGTCAGGTTTTAATCCGAAATTGGCCATTGCAGGCCATTCCTGGACCGATGGGACATCTTTTTTTCCGATTTTCCCCAATGGCTGAACTGAACCTTCAGGAAGTTCTCAAGCAAACTCCATGTCAGGGATGCAGTATCCCTGTCCATATTCAGGTTCAACTCAATGTGGTGCAGGTTGAAATTGGTCGAACGAATCTTGGAAAACCCGTGGTGTCATCACTGGCAACGCTTTCAGAAATTTCAATACGGCTCGACTCGGACAATACTTTACTTTTTGAAAAAAAGTACAGTGAAAGACCGGTTGAAAAAGATCAAAAATCCGTTTCTCCAAAACAGGATTGTCCCGGGTGTCCAGCTTCCCCTCCGGCTCAATCCTTATAA
- a CDS encoding pyridoxal-phosphate-dependent aminotransferase family protein, translated as MKKQYLLAPGPTPVPPEVLLAMSRPIIHHRSPDFIPVIQDVRKDLKWLFQTEQEVITVAGSGTAGMEASISNFMSPGDKILAVNGGKFGERWAKIATAFGVTTIEIKVNWGESVNVSEIKAHLDKDPSIRGVYVQASETSTGVAHDVKSIAEITKTRENTILVVDAITALGVTNLPMDLWGIDILITGSQKALMLPPGLACIGVSEKAWKHQSQAKCSRFYLDLKREKDNLLKDTNAWTPAVTLWIGLATSLKMMREEGLENVFARHSKLARATREGVKGFGLEVFAKNAPSDAVTAVLAPEGFDGEALYKNLRKQYGITAAGGQDQLKGKVFRLSHMGYSDTFDIITAISGVEMALYRMGYKHPLGSGVAKAQAVLIED; from the coding sequence ATGAAAAAACAGTATTTGTTGGCACCAGGTCCGACCCCCGTTCCACCAGAAGTTCTTCTCGCCATGTCCAGACCCATTATTCACCATAGATCACCTGACTTTATTCCCGTAATCCAGGATGTCAGAAAAGATCTGAAATGGCTTTTTCAGACAGAACAGGAAGTCATTACTGTGGCAGGCAGCGGTACAGCGGGAATGGAAGCCTCCATTTCAAATTTTATGTCCCCCGGAGACAAGATCCTTGCTGTAAACGGCGGAAAATTTGGAGAAAGATGGGCGAAGATTGCCACTGCTTTCGGAGTGACAACCATAGAGATCAAGGTCAATTGGGGAGAGTCGGTCAACGTATCCGAGATCAAGGCTCATCTTGACAAGGATCCTTCCATCAGGGGTGTCTATGTTCAGGCGAGCGAGACGTCGACGGGTGTGGCTCATGATGTCAAATCGATTGCAGAGATTACCAAAACTCGGGAGAACACGATTCTGGTCGTTGATGCCATCACCGCTCTTGGCGTCACCAATCTGCCAATGGATCTTTGGGGAATCGATATTCTGATCACCGGATCGCAAAAGGCCCTCATGCTTCCCCCTGGACTTGCCTGTATAGGAGTATCGGAAAAAGCATGGAAGCATCAGTCCCAGGCCAAATGTTCCAGATTTTATCTTGATCTCAAGAGAGAAAAGGATAATCTCTTAAAGGATACAAACGCCTGGACTCCTGCGGTGACCCTTTGGATCGGGCTTGCAACCTCCCTGAAAATGATGCGGGAAGAGGGACTTGAAAATGTTTTCGCAAGACACTCAAAACTTGCGCGTGCAACGAGAGAGGGTGTGAAAGGATTTGGTCTTGAAGTGTTCGCCAAGAATGCGCCTTCTGATGCGGTCACGGCTGTTTTGGCTCCTGAAGGATTTGATGGGGAGGCTCTCTACAAGAATCTCCGAAAACAATACGGAATTACAGCAGCTGGTGGACAAGACCAATTGAAAGGGAAGGTTTTCAGGCTCTCCCACATGGGCTATTCCGATACTTTTGATATCATTACAGCGATCAGTGGAGTGGAAATGGCACTGTATCGTATGGGATACAAGCATCCGCTCGGATCGGGTGTCGCCAAGGCCCAGGCCGTATTGATCGAGGATTAA
- the serA gene encoding phosphoglycerate dehydrogenase has protein sequence MSENIRVLVSDAISEDGLKIFREAGFEVVVKTKLTPEELAVEIAGYDGLVIRSGTKVTKDILKGAKRLKVVGRAGAGLDNVDLDAATSHGIVVMNTPGGNTITTAEHTMSLLMSMARRIPQANASNRSGKWEKSKFMGVELFQKTLGIIGMGKIGQHLTQIAKGLSMHVIAFDPYLTPEVAEKSGVTPVSLDEIYQKSDFISVHTPLNAETTNLINKTTIAKMKKGVYIVNCARGGIVNETDLAEALLSGHVAGAAFDVFVQEPVPADHPLLKIDSFISTPHIGAATKEAQENVALAIADQMVDYLAKGVIRYAANLPSVSPEEMSIVTPYQKLAEIMGNIISQISSSPLSKVTIEYSGEIATVPTAAVTISALKGILSPILDTMVNEVNAPILAKERGIEVVEVRSTHNGDYTGLLSIKISSPTDFHQISGSVFQKRDYRIVSMDQLPVEVIPEPIMIYLTNQDQPGVVGAVGTILGNHKINISRMQFGRDYPGGKAISMIGVDNEISPALLSELRKIPNILSLKILHLPSAQA, from the coding sequence TTGTCAGAAAATATCAGGGTACTTGTCAGTGATGCCATCTCTGAAGATGGCTTGAAGATCTTCAGGGAAGCGGGCTTTGAGGTTGTGGTCAAGACGAAGTTAACACCGGAAGAACTTGCTGTTGAAATAGCAGGTTATGATGGTTTGGTCATCAGAAGCGGAACCAAGGTTACCAAAGATATTTTAAAAGGGGCAAAACGACTGAAGGTTGTCGGACGCGCTGGAGCGGGGCTCGATAATGTCGACCTCGATGCGGCGACATCCCACGGCATAGTGGTCATGAATACACCTGGCGGAAATACCATCACGACTGCAGAGCACACCATGTCGCTTCTGATGTCCATGGCAAGACGCATTCCTCAGGCCAACGCATCCAATCGGTCCGGAAAATGGGAAAAAAGCAAGTTCATGGGTGTGGAGCTTTTTCAGAAAACACTGGGAATCATCGGAATGGGTAAAATCGGGCAGCATCTGACACAGATCGCCAAAGGGCTTTCAATGCATGTGATCGCATTTGATCCCTATCTTACTCCGGAAGTGGCGGAAAAATCCGGGGTTACTCCGGTCTCCCTTGATGAAATCTACCAGAAGTCGGATTTTATTTCGGTGCATACTCCACTCAATGCTGAAACAACAAATCTGATCAACAAAACCACCATTGCCAAAATGAAAAAAGGCGTATACATCGTCAATTGCGCAAGGGGTGGCATCGTCAATGAAACAGACCTTGCGGAAGCTCTCTTGAGTGGCCATGTCGCAGGGGCTGCATTTGATGTGTTCGTTCAGGAGCCGGTTCCTGCGGATCATCCTCTCCTGAAGATAGACTCCTTTATTTCAACTCCCCATATCGGAGCGGCAACGAAGGAAGCCCAGGAAAATGTGGCGCTCGCCATTGCTGACCAGATGGTTGATTACCTGGCCAAGGGTGTGATCCGTTATGCGGCCAATCTTCCTTCGGTGTCTCCTGAAGAAATGAGCATCGTTACTCCTTACCAGAAGCTTGCGGAAATCATGGGGAACATCATTTCCCAAATTTCTTCTTCCCCCTTGTCCAAAGTGACCATAGAGTATTCTGGAGAAATTGCCACAGTCCCTACGGCAGCCGTTACGATTTCTGCATTGAAAGGGATCCTTTCTCCGATTCTCGACACAATGGTCAATGAGGTGAATGCCCCCATTCTCGCAAAAGAGAGAGGAATTGAGGTCGTTGAGGTTCGATCGACCCATAATGGGGATTATACCGGGTTGCTTTCAATCAAGATTTCTTCTCCGACTGATTTCCACCAGATTTCGGGATCTGTTTTCCAAAAACGGGATTACAGGATTGTCTCGATGGACCAGCTTCCGGTTGAAGTGATCCCCGAGCCCATCATGATTTACCTCACCAATCAGGATCAGCCAGGTGTTGTCGGAGCGGTCGGGACCATTTTGGGAAATCACAAGATCAATATTTCCAGAATGCAATTCGGCCGTGACTACCCAGGTGGAAAAGCCATTTCAATGATTGGCGTGGATAATGAAATCAGCCCTGCTCTTCTTTCAGAGCTGAGGAAGATTCCCAATATCCTTTCTCTCAAGATTCTTCATCTTCCTTCTGCCCAGGCATGA
- a CDS encoding ATP-dependent helicase, giving the protein MNSVDFEHDLNEEQQKAALAPDGPSLILAGAGSGKTRVLTYRAAYLLSKGVPFHRILLLTFTKKSAIVMQNRLKDLLGDHPPLPWAGTFHHVGFRLIREFGQRVGLASALTIMDREDQLDMIKALVDTVGTKDSDFPPASLILNIMSLASNKLMALEELLGDRYPHLFRYLPELEEIARRYLVRKQDSRLLDYDDLLLYWYRLLDDPEILPLLQGRFRFILVDEYQDTNPLQAALLDRLAQGHQQLFAVGDDSQSIYSFRGANVENMLSFSERYPNAEVFRLETNYRSTVSILDIANRVILQNQRQLPKVLRSVLDQGSLPECITFYSDIDQAQYVAKRISQKEDRGEMMGEVCVLYRSHYLSLSIQIELARRRIPFTLTSGLRFYEQAHIKDILAYLRLVLNPRDSSAFSRLLRMIPKVGPKATEKILQWMATCDDPVEALCSLQAGKVLTPKLVAGVTSLGERLSSLRRSYISGTNSLGFLVREILSLGYKKELYDIRENPQEREEDLEAFAKQLDNQSDLETFLSEIALLESFEESALEGSVVSDRVVLSSIHQAKGLEWDTVFLLSVNEGLFPSEKSLERMSDIEEERRLFYVAVTRARKELVLCVPKSAQGRGRYAPLAPSRFLLEAGSERFSHEDYEHWYS; this is encoded by the coding sequence ATGAATTCAGTGGATTTTGAGCATGATTTAAATGAGGAACAACAAAAAGCGGCACTCGCACCAGACGGTCCCTCTCTGATTCTTGCAGGCGCAGGGTCGGGGAAAACAAGAGTCCTCACCTATCGCGCGGCCTACCTTCTTTCCAAGGGAGTGCCTTTTCACAGAATCCTTTTGTTGACCTTCACAAAGAAATCGGCAATTGTCATGCAAAATCGTCTCAAAGATCTTCTGGGAGACCATCCCCCCCTGCCCTGGGCGGGCACTTTCCACCATGTGGGTTTTCGATTGATCAGGGAATTCGGGCAAAGGGTTGGACTTGCATCCGCTCTGACCATCATGGACAGGGAAGACCAGCTCGATATGATCAAGGCACTTGTCGATACCGTTGGAACAAAGGACTCTGACTTCCCTCCCGCCTCACTGATTCTCAATATCATGAGCCTTGCCTCCAATAAACTCATGGCACTTGAAGAGCTATTGGGAGACAGGTACCCGCACCTGTTCCGCTATCTTCCCGAACTTGAGGAAATTGCAAGAAGATATTTGGTCAGGAAACAGGACTCAAGGCTATTGGACTACGATGACCTTTTATTATACTGGTACCGTCTTTTGGATGATCCGGAAATTCTCCCTCTCCTTCAGGGACGGTTCCGGTTCATTCTGGTCGATGAATATCAAGACACCAATCCCCTTCAGGCAGCCCTTCTCGATCGGCTTGCCCAAGGACATCAGCAGCTTTTTGCTGTCGGGGATGACAGTCAGAGCATCTATTCATTCCGGGGAGCGAATGTTGAAAACATGCTCTCCTTTTCAGAACGATATCCCAATGCGGAAGTCTTCCGCCTGGAAACCAATTACCGCTCAACGGTTTCCATTCTGGACATTGCCAATCGCGTCATTCTCCAGAACCAGAGGCAACTTCCAAAAGTACTCCGCTCAGTGCTGGATCAGGGCTCTCTTCCGGAATGCATAACCTTTTACTCTGATATCGACCAGGCACAATACGTCGCCAAGAGGATTTCCCAGAAAGAAGACCGGGGAGAGATGATGGGAGAGGTTTGCGTTCTGTACCGCTCCCATTATCTCTCTCTTTCCATTCAAATCGAACTGGCAAGAAGAAGGATTCCGTTCACATTGACTTCCGGTTTAAGATTTTATGAACAGGCCCATATAAAGGACATTCTTGCGTATTTGCGTCTTGTTTTGAATCCGAGGGACAGCTCGGCTTTTTCAAGGCTTTTGAGGATGATCCCCAAGGTTGGACCAAAAGCCACCGAAAAGATCCTGCAATGGATGGCGACCTGCGATGATCCGGTCGAGGCCCTGTGCTCCCTCCAGGCCGGAAAAGTCTTAACTCCCAAGCTGGTTGCTGGGGTCACCTCATTGGGAGAAAGACTCTCCTCACTTCGCAGAAGCTATATTTCCGGGACCAACTCGCTTGGCTTTCTGGTCCGGGAGATACTCTCCCTCGGCTACAAAAAGGAACTCTACGATATCAGGGAAAATCCCCAGGAAAGAGAAGAAGACCTTGAAGCTTTTGCAAAGCAGCTGGACAATCAGTCCGATCTTGAAACCTTTCTTTCCGAAATCGCTCTCCTGGAATCCTTCGAGGAATCTGCGCTCGAAGGCTCTGTTGTTTCGGACCGGGTTGTCCTGTCGTCCATTCATCAGGCCAAAGGCCTGGAATGGGATACCGTTTTTCTTTTATCGGTCAATGAGGGACTCTTCCCTTCGGAAAAGTCCCTTGAGCGGATGTCGGATATTGAAGAAGAACGAAGGCTTTTTTATGTGGCCGTGACAAGAGCACGAAAAGAGCTGGTCCTGTGTGTACCGAAATCGGCACAAGGAAGGGGGCGATATGCACCTCTCGCCCCATCCCGGTTCCTGCTTGAGGCCGGAAGTGAACGTTTTAGCCATGAAGACTATGAACACTGGTATTCCTGA
- a CDS encoding peptide ABC transporter substrate-binding protein, which produces MTEDISRPPRSSFLHSLNLRRFFQFFFPMFFLLDLSCSPHFQPVSKHDSHTLFMAMADDPSTLDWNKATDGISFEVITNLMDGLTRFDKHLNVSPDIALSWETVGNKEFTFHLDPSRTWSDGKPVRSSDFRNSFLRLLSSKTASPYAYYLFDVQNASCFHENKCTASQVGIEVPDSKTLKVSLSHPMAAFPSLLTSPITDPVRIDLIQKYKDKWTSPKHLVTNGRFILKDWWHGDSLLLESRKDIVPAPSLRRIRFLIIPEPVTQLLLYDRHVLDIVGVPSFYVKKYQQSPDLHRIPQFSTVYYSLNIKRPPFDNIHVRKAFALAVDRSDLRELFQNAFPVSRSFIPRGLLGYEKNGGYRYDPQKARSELAMAGYPGGKHFPRVTLIFPSGTQSRILAVHFQESFRKVLHVSIHLRSLEWKAFLAKLDSKTPQMYQSGWLADYPDPNTFMTLMMTDSGNNRTGWGDPLFDHLVSEALSSDNQSVRSELYKKAQKQLLRIGIPVIPLSEGLSNMLVHQDIKGFWHDPLGTDHLENVTKIPD; this is translated from the coding sequence ATGACCGAAGACATTTCCCGACCACCAAGAAGCTCTTTCCTCCATTCACTGAACCTTCGCCGTTTTTTTCAGTTCTTTTTTCCCATGTTCTTCCTTTTGGATCTTTCCTGTTCTCCCCATTTTCAGCCGGTTTCAAAACATGACTCTCATACTCTGTTCATGGCAATGGCGGATGACCCATCCACTCTGGACTGGAACAAGGCGACGGATGGTATCAGTTTCGAGGTGATCACCAACCTGATGGACGGACTCACCAGATTTGATAAACACCTTAATGTTTCACCGGATATTGCCCTTTCCTGGGAAACGGTCGGGAACAAAGAGTTTACTTTTCACCTTGATCCCTCCCGGACATGGAGTGATGGCAAACCGGTCAGATCTTCCGATTTCAGAAATTCCTTCCTGAGACTTCTCTCTTCAAAAACGGCATCTCCCTACGCATATTATCTTTTCGATGTTCAAAACGCTTCCTGCTTTCACGAAAACAAGTGCACTGCCTCCCAAGTGGGAATCGAGGTTCCTGATTCGAAGACATTAAAAGTGTCTCTTTCTCATCCGATGGCGGCCTTTCCTTCTTTGCTGACCAGCCCCATAACCGATCCGGTCCGAATCGACCTGATTCAAAAATACAAGGACAAATGGACATCGCCCAAACATCTGGTCACCAATGGCCGTTTTATCCTAAAAGACTGGTGGCATGGAGATTCTCTTCTCCTCGAATCCAGAAAGGATATTGTTCCTGCCCCCTCCCTCAGGCGAATCCGTTTTCTGATCATTCCGGAGCCTGTTACCCAGCTTCTTTTATATGACCGCCATGTTTTGGATATTGTGGGGGTTCCCAGTTTTTACGTGAAAAAATATCAGCAATCCCCGGATCTTCATCGTATCCCCCAGTTCAGTACAGTCTATTATAGCCTCAATATAAAACGGCCTCCTTTTGACAATATTCACGTACGAAAAGCGTTTGCTCTTGCCGTTGACCGTTCGGATCTTCGAGAACTGTTCCAGAATGCGTTTCCGGTATCACGATCCTTCATTCCGAGGGGATTGTTGGGATATGAAAAAAATGGCGGCTACCGTTATGACCCACAAAAAGCACGTTCCGAACTTGCAATGGCTGGTTATCCGGGTGGAAAACATTTTCCAAGGGTGACCCTCATTTTCCCTTCTGGTACTCAAAGCCGAATCTTGGCTGTTCACTTTCAGGAATCCTTCAGAAAAGTTCTTCATGTCAGTATTCATCTGAGATCCCTTGAATGGAAGGCTTTTCTAGCGAAACTTGACTCCAAAACTCCTCAAATGTATCAGTCCGGATGGCTTGCAGACTATCCTGATCCGAATACCTTCATGACATTGATGATGACGGATTCGGGGAACAACAGGACAGGTTGGGGAGATCCCCTTTTTGATCATCTTGTGTCTGAGGCTCTGAGTTCAGACAATCAGAGTGTACGATCTGAACTCTATAAAAAAGCCCAAAAACAACTCCTGAGAATCGGGATACCGGTTATTCCGCTTTCAGAAGGTCTTTCCAACATGCTAGTCCATCAAGACATCAAGGGATTTTGGCATGATCCGCTTGGAACAGATCATCTCGAGAATGTGACCAAAATTCCGGATTAA